The sequence aagttaaaggagttcattatcaccaagcccttattatatgaaatgtcaaaggaacttatttaagaaaaagaagatcaaaactatgagtagtaaaatgacaacaaacttgcaactatcaacaactgaacctaaaaaatcaaaacaaaaacaaaaacaaactaagcaaacaactagaacaggaatacaatcacagaaatggaaatcacatggagggttatcagtggggagggggagggaagagaatggggaaaaaggtacaggcagtaagaagcataaatggtaggtacaaaatagacagggcgaggttaagaatagtataggaaaatgagaagtcaaggaacttatatgtatgatccatggatatgaactaagcaGGGTGAATGCTGTAGGGAGCGGGATGCaagatggaggggaataaagaggagaaaagtgggaaaactgtaataacataatcaataaaatatacttaaaaaagaactTAGAAATTTTAATGTACTCTTAAGGGTTTTTGCCTTGGAAACTGAGAAGTGAAGAAAAGCAGGATTAATTGTATTGTGTGTTGTCATATGGTTGCCCAGAAAATATCTCATCTCTCCAtgatcataaaattataaaactaaaaaatatattgctattaTCTATCTAACCtcctattttatatgtatatgtactgaGCCTTCATATTACATGTGGAAGTCTTGCAAAAACCCATATGTCTTCTACAGTGCTCTGTCCCTTTCTCTAATTCACCCAAGATCAACTTCAAAGCTAAGAAAAGAATAACTGGGTATGCACTTCTATTGAAGAATGGGATGAAGTTCATTAGTGATCCTAAATTATTTGATATATAGAAGAGagtggcaaatattttcttccctgtttttaCAGATATCCTTTTTCCCCCCTAGAATAATCTACTTCTTTCACTCATCATGCCATCCTTCAATCAGAGCATCTTCCaccctgcagttttctttcttactGGCATTCCTGGTTTTGAAACTTACCATGCTTGGATCTCCATCCCATTCTGTTGTCTCTATGCAATTGCCATCTCTGGGAATAGCATGATATTATTTGTCATCATCACTGAGGAAAACCTTCATGAACCCATGTACTATTTCCTCTCCATGCTATCCTTCACGGACCTGGGACTGTGCCTTTCCACACTGGTCACCGTGCTGGGTATTTTCTGGTTTAATGCTCAAGAAATCAGCTTTAATGCCTGCATTGGCCAAATGTTCTTTATCCATGGTTTTACATTCATGGAGTCCTCAGTACTCCTGGCAATGGCCTTTGACCGCTTCACTGCCATCTCTAACCCACTGAGATATGCCACAATCTTAACCAATTCAAGGATCATCAAAATGGGCTTTGTAATAGTTATTAGGGGAACGACAGCTCTAGTGCCTTTACTTCTGCTCCTTAAACGGCTGTCCTTCTGCCGTAGTCATGTCCTGCACCATTCATATTGTTTCCACCCAGATGTGATGAAGCTTTCATGCACAGACACCAAGATCAACAGTGCATTTGGCCTGGCTATCGTCATCTCTACTGCTGGCTTGGACTCTGTCCTGATCCTTCTCTCTTACATTCTAATTATCCACTCTGTGCTCAGCATTGCCTCCCCAGAGGAGCGGAAAAAGGCTTTTGGAACCTGCATCTCACACATAAGTGCTGTTGCCATTTTCTACATTCCCATGATCAGCTTGTCACTGGTGCATAGATTTGGGAAGCATGCCCCTCCCATTGTGCATACTCTCATTGCCAATGTTTATCTGCTTATCCCTCCTGTAATGAATCCCATAATCTACAGTGTAAAGACCAAGCAAATTCGCAAGGTTGTGCTCAGAATATTTCTCTCTAAACTAATTTAGGAAATTTTTAGGATACTATATCTTTACAAAGTCTCCTCTAACTCATATTTTATTATCCACCAGTGTAAGTTACAACTATACCTTGAAAAAGCATGTTTATGCATACTTTCACTCTATTCTGATGAACTAGTAACCTACTACTTACACAGTAAATCCACTGAGAGCAAGGACTGGGTCTTGTGGACTTCTGGTGCTTCCACAGATACTTCACTGGGCACAGAATAGGCTCATGGCTAAAATACATTTACAAACCTGGGTGGATGAAGTCATGCTTTGGGGTCTAGAGACTCTCATCACCTCTAGAGTATGTAGCTATTCAAGGGATATCTGATATAATTTAGATCAGTAGGAAAGTCTAGGTTTCAGTAATTCTTAACAGTTAATTGGTAATGATTACTATTTCTCCAAAACAGATTATCCATGGCTGAAGAACATGAGTAAGtataataaacaagaaaaaatgtgaGTAGAAAAGTTACTTTCTAATCCAAAAAGAGTCCATTAGGTCTCTTTAGGGGACAACTTGGCTCTTTATCTATCATCTAGTCTTGTGGCTggcaattgtgtgtgtgtgtgtgtgtgtgtgtgtgtgtgtgtgttttcctcaaATAGCCATTTCTCAGGcacttgcattaaaaaaagaagagccaACTGTCAGAGGTCTATAGGTTTTCATAAATTTTGCTTTAATAGACCTGTTGTAACAATGCTCACTCAAGGCTGTTGGAGTGAATGCTGATAATAAATCTGGTTAATCTGATATAAAATTTGGAAGAGTAAGTGACGAAGAGTCTGCTAAAATGTTTTGAGAACATTGAAATTGTTTGCAAATGTTTCCTAAATTGATAGTTCTGCATAATGGATGTACTGTGGCTTAGAGGAAAATTTTGATAGTCTCACCATTCAGGTTGATATTGACATTAAGCAGGGAACTGCAATATATTTTGGAGCCTCAAATAAGGTATTTGACTTCCACAGTTATTTCAAAAGAAGCTGTAGAAATCTGTTTTTCTAAGAGAGGAGAAAGATTAAACTCTTAGCTAAGCTATTTCTATTATGTTATTTAGATTCAAATGCTTCAGAATGCCAGGATCGCCATGATGTGGGTCCTGCCTCCCAGTTTAGCTTCCTCACTTGCTCCTGGcttcaacccagggttccaggtgTTCAGAACATGTTATTAGTCACCTCTGTTCTTTCTATGCTTTATGCACCTTTGTCTCCTGACAGACCTGGGCTGATCTTCCTGCAGGATGAAAACATGCTTTATTGTGCTCATCATAAACATGCCCTGTTGTAATCACTGAGTTTTATGTCTGTTTCTTTACTGGGTTTtgaacatttaaggaaaagcaaCTTTGTTCTATTCTCTGTATCACCAGTGAAAAACTCTGGAATGTGGTAGATAAAGTGTTTGTGAGAGAATTAatgaagcttttatttatttatttgttcttggCAGCAATGAAAAGTTTTCTAAAGAGAGTACAAAATTCATCCATGTGATGTTAGAGGATACATTTATCAGCTGGGTGGGGAAGTAGCGTGGGGATCAGGAGTGAGCCCGTGCACAGAGCAGGTGTTCTTGTTTCAAATTTTATCCTCACAAACTTACTTTTAACAAAATCTTATCAAGACTTACAATCAAGGAACTATAACATCAGTCCCTGCAAGAGTAAGTGTAATGAACAGAATGGAAGGAAGTTGTGAGGGAGAATGAAACCTTGGGAAGCTTCACACTCGGGGGTCACAAAGACGAACACTAGGAGTTTTCTGATTAACAGATTTCATGCAGCCCGAGTCATGGCTCCTTATATATGTCATCTATTGGTGAGTAAAACACCTCCCTGGCTCCTCAAGCTCTTTCCTGGAAATGAGGCTAGGAATACCACATCTCcacactttataaataaaaataccacacTCAGGAAAAAATCAGATGGCATACACTGGATTTCTATAAGAATGAGGGAGATTTATTAATTGCAAAAAGCTCTTTCCTACAATCTGCATTTGTGGGTACATTTTCTTCTAACTCATGGGGTTCAGTTAACCCATGGGGCATATGTTTTGCTGCTTGGAGCAGGTTGTTAGTGCCCATAAAATTGGTGAAATGAGAGTTTTGGGTTGAGTTACATTTCAAAACTGTCCCCTAAGGCCAGCTATTTGTATTGCtaccaaccaccaccaccaccaccaccatcaccatccttATCCTCATTATCACTTCCTATTATTAAATGCTTCCTACTATTAAATGTGATAGTATATTAGATGCTTTACAAATGAGCTACTAATTTCACAGAAGTGGAATCTGATGTGAAGTTGTTATTCGGAGAACCTCAGCTAGTTGGTGACAGTTTCAGCATTTGAATTTAGGCTTGCCTGACCCTATCAATATATAGCTGACTCTGTAATCCCGGAGGGAGATAACTCACGGTAGCTCTCCATAGATCTAGCAGCATGCTTTTACAGTGGGTTTGGAGTGTTAATTTACAAAAGGAGAGACTTACTATCAATAAATGGGGGagggaaaacataaacatttacaATAAAAGAACAGAGTCTTCCATcgaaaaacaacaaaagaaccatatatacacacagaagCACAAATACAAATTATGCTGTGGGAAGGAGGTAGAGCTCAGTAAGATAAGGCCAATAACTACATGTGTGATTTCAGGAAACATAGCATAATTGAAATAGGCAAAACAAGAATGTGTTTAGGTCCTGATATATTTTCAGAATCCTTGATTCACAactctttaatttaatttacatcAAGTATATATTGTTATCCTGCATTATACAGAAAAGAATGCAAGGTATTTGAAGTATAATGATGAATGAGCAATGATCCACCTGCCCATAGCTTATTTTAGTTAGAAAggctttttttcaaagaacttatGATTATAGAATGAAATAACAACTATTCCAATGTACAAATACAAACAGATGTTTCTCCAGAAGAAGTAGGAAATTCTTCAGACTTGACGTGGAGAAAGTGATATCACAAAATTTTCCTAAAGTAActaaattaatgttaaatttataaat is a genomic window of Phyllostomus discolor isolate MPI-MPIP mPhyDis1 chromosome 6, mPhyDis1.pri.v3, whole genome shotgun sequence containing:
- the LOC114500149 gene encoding olfactory receptor 51F1-like; this encodes MNFLSRSRNSSLYENNLLLSLIMPSFNQSIFHPAVFFLTGIPGFETYHAWISIPFCCLYAIAISGNSMILFVIITEENLHEPMYYFLSMLSFTDLGLCLSTLVTVLGIFWFNAQEISFNACIGQMFFIHGFTFMESSVLLAMAFDRFTAISNPLRYATILTNSRIIKMGFVIVIRGTTALVPLLLLLKRLSFCRSHVLHHSYCFHPDVMKLSCTDTKINSAFGLAIVISTAGLDSVLILLSYILIIHSVLSIASPEERKKAFGTCISHISAVAIFYIPMISLSLVHRFGKHAPPIVHTLIANVYLLIPPVMNPIIYSVKTKQIRKVVLRIFLSKLI